The genomic region AATTCTTGAAGTAAATTTCAGTAGAAACACGTGCGTAGTTTTGAGTGAGTTTAAAGCGCGTTCGTCATGAGGGATTATAATATTAAGAACATTATAAAAATAAGAAAGAGAATAGTGGATAGTGATTATTAAGACTTACAAAAAGGAAGCTACCTATTTATCAACTAGACTATTAACTACTACAAGACGATTGTAATAATTTTTTTGTCTTAAGAGGTCTAAATATTGACCAGGAGAACAACTAGAGAACTCGCTAAAATCCTTGTACATGTGGGATTGGCCATAGTAACCTGCTTCTTGGGCTATTAGAATGAGGCTGGATTGATTAGGATTAGCAATATATTTATTCAGTTTGTTCAATACATACTGAAATCGTATGATTTTACTTAATAGTTTTGGAGACATTCCGAAATACTCAGTAAATTTGAGATTTGTATGTCTTTCTGAATATCCAATTTCATAGGCTAAATCCTTTATTTTTATTTGTCCTTTAGACTCAATAACTCTTTTTATCATATGATTTTTTAGAAGCAGAGGGCTTGATGTGGATTTAGTTTTTTCTATTTGTTTTGTGTAAAATTCCATGAAGTAGGATACCTGGGTCATAAAATCCATACTAGTTACAATTTTTTCATAATATCTCTAGTCTCAAGAATATCTTTTAATGAAATAGTGTTACCAATAATTTCTTTAATATGGATATCCTTATTTATTAAGTACTCACCAGGATAAAATCTAACACCAAAATAAAAACTTGAAGGATTAGATAACACTTTTTTAGGTTGTAAAACTGTAGCGCAGATTTCAGCATTGGGTGACGTGTCATTACAAGTAAAGAGAAGGTCGAAGCATGCGTCTGGAACTGCTATCATATCCTCTGATTCCAATACATCCCTTTTGAAAGTATAAAAATGTGAAATGCCATAATTATTCATGATAACTTTGTAATATTTCTTAGCTGATAATACGAAATATGGTTATACTTAAATAACTTAAAACTTTCAATATAAAACGTTAAATTTAACATTAAATTTTCAGAAAAATCAAATAACATTTAAAAAACACGAACATTATCTGTTTTTTATAATACGAATCGTACGCCTTGCGACTTATAATAAATACATAGTTATAAAGTTTAAATCCTATATCGAATAAATACGCTCTCAAAACATACCATGTAATCCTTGTCAGGACTCTTGTCCTAAAAATTGTATTCTGATAGGTGATGATATAACTGCACTATCGGTTTTTGATGAATCTACACTTTGTATTGGGTGTGGAATGTGTGTAGCTTCTTGCTCGGGGCAGGCAATATTTTTAATTGATAACGATAGAGAAGATGGATATAGTTACGTAACTATACCATATGAGTTTCTACCCCTTCCGGAGGTAACCTCCAAAGGTCAGGCCTTAGACAGAAGTGGTACAGTGGTTTGTGAGGCAAAAGTTATAGAAATTAAGTCAATAAAGGCCTATGATTTGCCTCACCTAGTAACCTTTCGTGTACCAGAAGAGATGGGTACAAGTACTCGATTCTTTAGACAACTGAAGGAGGTACACTAAAAATGAGAAAGATTAATGACAGATCTAGGAATTTAGGAGTTTTTATGGAAATGGCGGACGACGAAATAATTATATGTAGATGTGAAGAGGTTACAAAGGGTGAAATACGGAGAGCGATACATGCTGGCATGTTTACACTTCAGGAAGTAAGAAAGTTTTTGCGTACAGGTATGGGTCTGTGTCAGGGGCAGACCTGTGGGAAGTTAGTAAAAGCTATTATTGCGCGAGAACTTAATATATCACCTAATGAACTAGAATCATCAACTGGCCGTGCTCCGATGCGTCCTATTGAAATGCAGGTACTGGCCAATGAAAGAAAGGAGGGCTGATCGTATGGAAAATCATGCAGATGTTGTCATTGTTGGGAGTGGAGTAATCGGAAATGATGCAGCCTACTATTTAGCAAAAGAGGGAAAGTATGTAATAGTATTAGAAATAAGTGACCACATTGGTGATGGTGGTTCAACTAGAAATGGGGGTGGGGTTAGGCAGTCAGGTAGACATCCTGCTGAATTGCCACTTGCTATGTATAGCGTACAAAACCTATGACCGAAACTTTCAGAGGAACTTGGTATAGATGTTGAGTATTATCAAGAAGGAAACTTGAGATTAGGTAAAACACAGGAGCACCTCAAAATTTTAAAAGAGCTTACGGAACGATCAAAAACATTGGGTTTGGATGTAAGAATGATAGATGGGGATGAGGCAAGAAATATTAATCCGTATCTTTCAGATGAAGCTATTGGAGCTAGTTGGTGTCACACTGATGGGCATGCTAATCCTTTGTTAGTAACACTTGCTTACTACATGAAAGGTAGAGAGTTGGGCGTACGATTCATAACTGGTGAGGAAGTTATAGAAGTTAGAAAGATTAAGGGTAGGGCACGAAAAGTAGTGACTGAGAACAATATCTATGAAGGGGATAAAATTATTATTGCGGCCGGTCTAAATACTCGTCAAATAGTTAGAACTATAGGGATAGATGTGCCAATGAATCCTGTTCTATTAGAAGTATTTGTTACAGAACCTCTACCTGAAATGTTTTATCATAAGCTTGGAACAGCAGAGGCTGATTTTTATGGGCATCAAAGTACTCATGGGTCCTTTGTTTTTGGGGGGACATCGAGATTGGATGCTTTTGCTTTAGAACCTGAAAATAATCGGACTATGAGTATTACTGCACCATATATTTGTCGTGGAATAATTAAATACTTTCCTAATTTAAAAGAACTAAAGATTATAAGGACATGGTCAGGCTACATTGATGATTGTGTTGATCATATACCAGTCATTAGTAATGTTGAAGAAGTTCCTGGTTTGATCATTGCCTGTGCTTTTTCAGGCCACGGATTTGGTATTTCACCAGCAGTAGGAATACTACTTTCTGAATTGGCTTTGGATAAAGAGACAACTTTAGATATTAGTCCTTTTCGATATAATCGTTTTAAGGCAAAAATACAATGATGAAAGGTAGTGCAGCAATGAAAATGGAAAGAAAAAATTACTATTCAGGAAGTGCATTAGAAGAAAAGGTTGGATTTTCAAGAATGGTATCCATTGGACCCTTCATCCATATCGGAGGAACAACTTCTGTACAACCAGATGGAAGCGTATTTGGGATAGATAGTCCATACGAACAGACAAAATATATATTACAAAAACTCATTCATTTATTAGAGGGGGCTGGGGCTACTATTGAAGATGTTATAAAAGTAAAATGCTACACAACTGAGATGTCCTATGCTCAGGAAATAGCAAAAGCGTATACTGAATCATTTTTTGAAGTTAAACCTTTACTCACAATTGTTGGAATTACTATGTTGAATAGGGAGACTCAACTAGTAGAAATAGAATTGGAAACCGTAAAAGTAAATAGCTAGCAATATGAAAATTGCTTCTGTAGCACTTCCTGGTAAATACACGTAGCTGTTTTAGGAAACATGTTGTTTTGAATTTTTCTCCTTAGTGCTGTAATCCTTGAGTTAGATAACGAAATAAGAAGGACAGGTAAATTGAGAGTCAATAAATATACCTGTCCTTTTGCTTATTAGTTTAAACTATATCTAACTTAGCTTAGAATATCCTATAAAAAACTTTGAATAATTCGTTAACCTCTATGCTTTAAGAGAATATAATGAATTGCATAAGGGTTATTATTGTTTAGAAGGTATATTCTACATTTATTACTGTTATAAGAATAGCAAAATTATAAATGTTGTGGGGGAAAGTATATGGAAAGATTGGATCCTGAAAAGCTTTCTGTGGAATTCAGACCGGGGGTAACAACAACTGAACCAATATTAGGACGAAAATATACATTGACACACTCTGATATAACAGCTGAGTTATTTCTGACTATAGGCTTAGAATTTGCACATGATAAAATCACTACAATGAGGGATGAGGTTTTGGCAGAATGGAGAAGTTCTAATTCGGGTTTATTTCTTTATGTATACGTTTATGTAGGTAATTTTGGATCGACAATGAACGCCATAAGAAATACTATCTTTAGGCGTGAACTACCATTGGCACTTGAAGCTATTGTTTATGGGGACAATAAATTTTTCACAGTACATCCACAATTATATTACGCTCCTATATGGATATATTTTGATTCTACAGATTATAGCTATAATCGGTTTGAGTACTGGGGTACTCCTATGGATTATAAGTAAGTACTAGTGAGAAATAAGTAGACTTAGAATTAGTGGCTGCTGAAAATAATCTCATATAACTAGCAGATGCGTTTCTTGGTCATAAAGTACAACTAGTCATTTGGAACAAAATGAATTACAAAAACTTGAGTATCTTAACACGTATATTAATCTTAAGTTAAACATTAAGGTTGAAAAATAGACGATATAAAAACAAAACAAAGAAAATTACGTTCCTTGAGGAAAAATGATTGCTAGTTGGAACGTGATTTTTTATTTTATAAATTACTTATTACAAAATGAAAACTATCTTGGCTTCCATAATGTCCACTA from Serpentinicella alkaliphila harbors:
- a CDS encoding helix-turn-helix domain-containing protein, with product MEFYTKQIEKTKSTSSPLLLKNHMIKRVIESKGQIKIKDLAYEIGYSERHTNLKFTEYFGMSPKLLSKIIRFQYVLNKLNKYIANPNQSSLILIAQEAGYYGQSHMYKDFSEFSSCSPGQYLDLLRQKNYYNRLVVVNSLVDK
- a CDS encoding (2Fe-2S)-binding protein, translated to MRKINDRSRNLGVFMEMADDEIIICRCEEVTKGEIRRAIHAGMFTLQEVRKFLRTGMGLCQGQTCGKLVKAIIARELNISPNELESSTGRAPMRPIEMQVLANERKEG
- a CDS encoding Rid family hydrolase, whose protein sequence is MMKGSAAMKMERKNYYSGSALEEKVGFSRMVSIGPFIHIGGTTSVQPDGSVFGIDSPYEQTKYILQKLIHLLEGAGATIEDVIKVKCYTTEMSYAQEIAKAYTESFFEVKPLLTIVGITMLNRETQLVEIELETVKVNS
- a CDS encoding staygreen family protein, which translates into the protein MERLDPEKLSVEFRPGVTTTEPILGRKYTLTHSDITAELFLTIGLEFAHDKITTMRDEVLAEWRSSNSGLFLYVYVYVGNFGSTMNAIRNTIFRRELPLALEAIVYGDNKFFTVHPQLYYAPIWIYFDSTDYSYNRFEYWGTPMDYK